A portion of the Cyanobium sp. PCC 7001 genome contains these proteins:
- a CDS encoding DUF1622 domain-containing protein: MAALPLESWLEVGAGSLRVVLEFISVVCVGIGLLVTLRQSLRLRLRRRVGARPFNRIRLTFGSWLSMALEFQLAADIVSTTTAPSNENLIKLAVVAVIRTFLNVFLAREVEAEQKFEDEHRQSAERRSADGELPPSRPSGSGASLPFEAQ, translated from the coding sequence ATGGCCGCGCTTCCCCTGGAGAGCTGGTTGGAGGTGGGCGCGGGCTCCCTGCGCGTGGTGCTGGAGTTCATCTCCGTGGTGTGCGTGGGGATCGGCTTGCTGGTCACCCTGCGCCAGTCGCTGCGGCTGCGGCTGCGGCGCCGGGTGGGGGCGCGGCCCTTCAACAGAATCCGGCTCACCTTCGGCAGCTGGCTGTCGATGGCCCTGGAGTTTCAGCTGGCGGCTGACATCGTTTCGACCACCACGGCACCGTCCAATGAAAACCTGATCAAGCTCGCTGTGGTGGCCGTGATCCGAACCTTCCTCAACGTGTTCCTGGCCAGGGAAGTGGAAGCGGAGCAGAAGTTCGAGGACGAGCACCGGCAGAGCGCTGAGCGCCGTTCGGCCGACGGTGAGCTGCCTCCATCCAGGCCCTCCGGTTCCGGTGCCTCCTTGCCCTTTGAGGCCCAATGA
- a CDS encoding YidH family protein, protein MPNLTNELAKERNRAAAERTMMAWIRTCLSLISFGFGLDKIIGAINRSRFDGSAHAGLSVRLVAMGFVLIGILAMAAATRQHLRTLKLIRRDDFVYVDQRSITVFTAVALTLIGTVAFFLLVNGTSGV, encoded by the coding sequence ATGCCCAATCTCACCAACGAACTGGCCAAGGAGCGCAACCGGGCCGCCGCGGAGCGCACGATGATGGCCTGGATCCGCACCTGCCTCTCGCTGATCAGCTTCGGCTTCGGTCTGGACAAGATCATCGGTGCCATCAACCGCAGCCGCTTCGACGGCAGTGCCCATGCCGGGCTGAGCGTGCGCCTGGTGGCGATGGGCTTCGTGCTCATCGGCATCCTGGCGATGGCGGCGGCCACCCGGCAGCACCTGCGTACGCTCAAGCTGATTCGCCGCGATGACTTCGTGTATGTGGATCAGAGGTCGATCACCGTGTTCACGGCCGTGGCCCTCACGCTCATCGGAACCGTGGCGTTTTTTCTGCTCGTGAACGGCACTTCAGGAGTCTGA
- a CDS encoding mechanosensitive ion channel family protein → MGLETRPWRRWFALAVLGLALVVLGGNLGPARASDPDSGAAPGLAARRNWWDLDRGRPCGRFWCSLVVSPHIPLGPGESRIRLAVAGGDGSTAQDTAARVEARSTAVATSLKDLARQLEASVQNAPEPPPTLGSGLWLNRQLKPRHPRTPTLAIGTKNNNPVIYLPADAGNRTPQVTLITLTEPDSLANGLDTEALAQRWKTILERTLSEALWGASFDRVFPWARPVVVALAVVLGGGGVLLCSRAVARRRDQAMELGRQLVALQQTRSDGRHAPSPGSEEATDKQQLKQVQRLERAQRHRNLAIKLIRMLRITVVVMAAILALFVVPGSRLLGLALLRLSASIPLIWGTMILLEGVLSWALARRLNQWADQAQLAEPNSRRPQLRLGTNLGVLKGTIGTGTTLLGLYLTLLAFGITPQILAGAGIVAVAVGFLARGLVEDLIGGVRILSADLYAVGDSIAANGHAGLVEGMNLLYTQLRGGGGELISLPNGAIRECENRSKDWARVNFEVDIAWRSDLARASALLQAVATELAADPEWNALILEEPQLLGVEQLDQSGVRLKLWIKTQPLKQWSVAREYRRRLKAALDAAGIEPGIPQRLSLQA, encoded by the coding sequence ATGGGATTGGAGACACGACCATGGCGTCGCTGGTTTGCCCTGGCTGTTCTGGGCCTGGCTCTGGTGGTGTTGGGCGGCAACCTGGGGCCTGCGAGGGCCAGCGACCCGGATTCCGGTGCCGCGCCGGGGCTGGCGGCCCGCAGGAACTGGTGGGATCTCGATCGGGGCCGACCCTGCGGCCGCTTCTGGTGCAGCCTGGTGGTGAGTCCCCACATCCCGCTCGGCCCGGGCGAATCGCGCATCCGCCTGGCCGTGGCGGGCGGTGATGGGAGCACCGCCCAGGACACCGCCGCCCGGGTGGAGGCCCGCTCCACGGCGGTGGCCACCAGCCTGAAGGATCTGGCCAGGCAGCTGGAGGCCAGCGTGCAGAACGCCCCGGAGCCTCCCCCCACCCTCGGCTCCGGGCTGTGGCTCAACCGGCAGCTGAAACCCCGCCACCCACGCACCCCAACGCTGGCGATCGGCACCAAGAACAACAACCCGGTGATCTACCTGCCGGCGGATGCCGGCAACCGCACACCCCAGGTGACGCTGATCACCCTCACCGAGCCTGACAGCCTCGCCAATGGCCTCGACACCGAGGCCCTGGCCCAGCGCTGGAAGACCATCCTGGAGCGCACCCTCAGCGAAGCGCTCTGGGGCGCCAGCTTCGATCGCGTCTTCCCGTGGGCCCGACCGGTGGTGGTGGCCCTGGCCGTCGTGCTGGGCGGCGGCGGGGTGCTGCTGTGCAGCCGCGCCGTGGCGCGGCGACGCGATCAGGCCATGGAGCTGGGCCGGCAGCTGGTCGCCCTGCAGCAGACCCGCTCAGACGGCCGCCATGCCCCCAGCCCTGGCAGCGAGGAGGCCACGGACAAGCAGCAGCTGAAGCAGGTGCAGCGGCTGGAGCGCGCCCAGCGTCACCGCAACCTGGCGATCAAGCTGATCCGGATGCTGCGGATCACCGTGGTGGTGATGGCGGCGATCCTGGCGCTGTTCGTGGTGCCCGGCAGCCGGCTGCTGGGCCTCGCCCTGCTGCGCCTCTCGGCCTCGATCCCGCTGATCTGGGGCACGATGATCCTGCTGGAAGGTGTGCTGAGCTGGGCCCTGGCGCGTCGGCTCAACCAGTGGGCCGACCAGGCCCAGCTGGCGGAGCCGAACTCGCGCCGGCCGCAGCTGCGGCTCGGCACCAATCTCGGAGTGCTCAAGGGCACGATCGGCACCGGCACAACGCTGCTGGGCCTCTACCTCACCCTGCTGGCGTTCGGGATCACCCCCCAGATCCTGGCCGGGGCCGGCATCGTGGCGGTGGCCGTGGGTTTCCTGGCCCGGGGGCTGGTGGAGGATCTGATCGGCGGCGTACGGATCCTCAGTGCCGACCTCTATGCCGTCGGTGATTCCATCGCCGCCAACGGCCATGCCGGCCTGGTGGAGGGCATGAACCTGCTCTACACCCAGCTGCGTGGTGGCGGCGGTGAACTGATCAGCCTGCCCAACGGCGCCATCCGGGAGTGTGAGAACCGCAGCAAGGACTGGGCCCGGGTGAACTTCGAGGTGGACATCGCCTGGCGCAGCGATCTCGCCAGGGCCTCCGCGCTGCTGCAGGCGGTGGCCACGGAGCTGGCCGCCGATCCGGAGTGGAACGCCCTGATCCTGGAGGAGCCCCAGCTGCTGGGGGTGGAGCAGCTCGACCAGAGCGGTGTGCGCCTCAAGCTCTGGATCAAGACCCAGCCCCTCAAGCAATGGAGCGTGGCTCGCGAGTACCGAAGGCGGCTGAAGGCGGCCCTCGATGCGGCCGGCATCGAACCCGGCATCCCCCAGCGCCTCTCGCTCCAGGCCTGA
- a CDS encoding mechanosensitive ion channel family protein, which yields MLLIGLAPPAQSFLRLDQLDSADQKTLPEGCAAEPAAISLDGQTVLEVRGTAGAESITSAAKRGSQTLQELARNLAIAPDDIAVKHLDGESFILLQQKGQPVRRLGMLNQRIAGCYGMEPQRLAELTRDQIRAAMVRYRQAHSLDSWLRGSALAALVLAVYVVWLRLQFRLNARIRQLIASRDRFLLQQLARLGLSALLEPAQVRRLLQGLRSAVHWGLLLLISYLLLPLLLGFFPPTQGIASGLRLQLRQLTLGLLDGVVAAIPNLLSIVVIIGLGVLVARASNSVFEALRLGRLRIPGFYREWARPTARLVAMLIAVATLVIAFPYIPGSSSRAFQGAGLFVGVFAALGSSAVAANIISGLLLIYTRAFREGDFVELNGVLGTVQDRTLLVTRVQTPHNQLVSIPNATVISNAVANYSFSRREIRQPVALACTITIGYDVPWRQVEELMLAAARSVEGVTDEMEPFVLQTALNDFHISYELTAFLRDANTYRLSLSQLHGALQDKFAEAGVEILSPGYHAVRNGNPSTVPKNTPPSLEA from the coding sequence GTGCTCCTGATTGGCCTCGCACCACCGGCCCAGAGCTTCCTCCGGCTCGATCAGCTCGATTCGGCCGACCAGAAGACGCTGCCCGAGGGCTGTGCGGCGGAGCCGGCCGCCATCAGCCTCGACGGCCAGACAGTACTGGAGGTGCGCGGCACCGCCGGTGCCGAGAGCATCACCAGCGCGGCGAAGCGGGGCAGCCAGACCCTGCAGGAACTGGCCCGGAACCTCGCGATCGCCCCCGACGACATCGCGGTGAAACACCTGGATGGCGAGAGCTTCATCCTGCTGCAGCAGAAAGGACAACCCGTGCGGCGGCTGGGGATGCTGAACCAGCGCATCGCCGGCTGCTACGGCATGGAGCCGCAACGGCTGGCAGAGCTCACCCGCGATCAGATCCGCGCCGCGATGGTGCGCTACCGACAGGCCCATTCCCTGGACTCGTGGCTGCGGGGCAGCGCCCTGGCCGCCCTGGTGCTGGCGGTGTATGTGGTGTGGCTGCGGCTGCAGTTCCGCCTCAACGCACGGATCCGGCAGCTGATCGCCAGCCGCGACCGGTTCCTGCTGCAGCAGCTGGCCCGACTCGGGCTTTCCGCCCTGCTGGAGCCGGCCCAGGTGCGGCGGCTGCTGCAGGGCCTGCGCAGCGCCGTTCACTGGGGCCTGCTGCTGCTGATCAGCTACCTGCTGCTGCCATTGCTGCTGGGGTTCTTTCCGCCCACCCAGGGCATCGCCAGTGGGCTGAGGCTGCAGCTGCGCCAGCTCACCCTGGGCCTGCTGGACGGGGTGGTGGCCGCCATTCCGAATCTGCTCTCGATCGTGGTGATCATCGGCCTGGGAGTGCTGGTGGCCCGTGCGAGCAACAGTGTGTTCGAGGCCCTGCGGCTCGGCCGCCTGCGCATCCCGGGCTTCTACCGCGAATGGGCGCGGCCAACGGCGCGACTGGTGGCGATGCTGATCGCTGTGGCCACCCTGGTGATCGCCTTTCCCTACATCCCCGGATCCAGCAGCAGGGCGTTCCAGGGTGCCGGACTGTTCGTGGGGGTGTTCGCGGCGCTGGGCTCCAGTGCCGTGGCCGCCAACATCATCAGCGGTCTGCTGCTGATTTACACGCGGGCCTTCCGGGAAGGGGATTTCGTGGAACTGAACGGGGTGCTGGGCACGGTGCAGGACCGCACCCTGCTGGTGACGCGGGTGCAGACCCCCCACAACCAGCTGGTGAGCATTCCCAATGCCACCGTGATCAGCAATGCGGTGGCGAACTACAGCTTCTCCCGCCGCGAGATCCGCCAACCCGTGGCGCTGGCCTGCACGATCACCATCGGCTACGACGTGCCCTGGCGCCAAGTGGAGGAACTGATGCTGGCCGCTGCGCGCAGCGTGGAGGGGGTGACGGATGAGATGGAGCCGTTCGTACTGCAGACCGCCCTGAACGACTTCCACATCAGTTACGAGCTCACCGCGTTTCTGCGGGACGCCAACACCTACCGCCTGAGCCTCTCCCAGTTGCATGGGGCCCTGCAGGACAAGTTCGCCGAAGCCGGCGTGGAAATCCTCTCCCCCGGCTATCACGCCGTGCGCAACGGCAATCCCAGCACCGTGCCGAAGAACACGCCGCCATCGCTAGAGGCCTGA
- a CDS encoding formylglycine-generating enzyme family protein, whose protein sequence is MTLSPDRASTHGSGTVFGKVSGRPCPGRPPARDMVWIPGGSFTMGSNHHYPEEAPAHQRQVEGFWIDRAPVTNAQFRKFVKATGHVTLAERAADPADYPDALPELLAPASIVFVPPSGPVGTGDPYRWWQYIPGANWRHPEGPGSSIKGRDHHPVVHVAHEDALAYAVWAGKQLPTEAEWEFAAWGGLGGTEFAWGHELHPGGRAMANTFQGEFPHHNSRLVGYERTSPVGAFAANGYGLVDMIGNVWEWTDTWYGEHGAAGPGGEAAPEGGCCASAAREASIDRNSQHGAIPRKVVKGGSFLCAPSYCRRYRPAARMAQGIDTSTCHMGFRCVVRV, encoded by the coding sequence ATGACCCTGAGCCCCGATCGCGCCAGTACCCATGGCTCCGGCACCGTTTTCGGCAAGGTGTCCGGCCGCCCCTGCCCCGGGCGGCCCCCAGCCCGGGACATGGTGTGGATCCCCGGTGGCAGCTTCACGATGGGCTCGAATCACCACTACCCAGAGGAGGCCCCGGCCCATCAGCGCCAGGTGGAGGGGTTCTGGATCGACCGGGCTCCGGTGACCAATGCCCAGTTCCGCAAGTTCGTCAAGGCCACCGGCCACGTGACCTTGGCGGAGCGGGCCGCGGATCCGGCCGATTACCCCGATGCGCTGCCCGAGCTGCTGGCACCCGCCTCGATCGTGTTCGTGCCGCCTTCCGGTCCCGTGGGCACGGGCGATCCCTACCGCTGGTGGCAGTACATCCCTGGCGCCAACTGGCGGCACCCCGAGGGGCCGGGCTCCTCGATCAAGGGCCGCGACCATCACCCCGTGGTGCATGTGGCCCACGAGGATGCCCTGGCCTATGCCGTGTGGGCGGGCAAGCAGCTGCCCACGGAGGCCGAGTGGGAGTTCGCCGCCTGGGGAGGTCTGGGTGGCACCGAATTCGCCTGGGGCCATGAACTCCACCCGGGAGGGCGCGCCATGGCGAACACCTTCCAGGGCGAGTTCCCGCACCACAACAGCCGCCTCGTCGGCTACGAGCGCACCTCCCCCGTGGGCGCCTTCGCGGCCAACGGCTATGGCCTCGTGGACATGATCGGCAACGTGTGGGAGTGGACCGACACCTGGTATGGCGAGCACGGTGCGGCGGGGCCAGGGGGTGAGGCCGCACCGGAGGGTGGCTGCTGTGCCAGTGCCGCCCGGGAGGCCAGCATCGATCGCAACTCCCAGCATGGCGCCATCCCCCGCAAGGTGGTGAAGGGAGGCTCGTTCCTCTGCGCGCCCAGCTACTGCCGCCGCTACCGTCCGGCCGCTCGCATGGCCCAGGGCATCGACACCTCCACCTGCCATATGGGGTTCCGTTGCGTGGTGAGGGTCTGA